A section of the Streptomyces sp. SCL15-4 genome encodes:
- a CDS encoding IclR family transcriptional regulator, with amino-acid sequence MTAGDTGGGAQVKSAVRTVELLEYFAGRPGMHSLAAVQEAVGYPKSSLYMLLRTLVELGWVETDATGTRYGIGVRALLVGTSYIDGDEVVAAARPTLDRLSDDTTETIHLARLDGTNVVYLATRQSQHYLRPFTRVGRRLPAHSTSLGKAILATYTDEQVRKLLPQTLPALTEHTITDRERLIEELRQVREQGFAVDREENTLGLRCFGVAIPYRTPARDAISCSVPVARLTPAHEQMVKDALFDARDRLTLATRRL; translated from the coding sequence ATGACGGCAGGCGACACAGGGGGCGGGGCGCAGGTCAAGTCCGCGGTACGGACCGTGGAACTGCTCGAGTACTTCGCCGGCCGGCCCGGTATGCACTCCCTCGCGGCCGTCCAGGAGGCCGTGGGTTATCCCAAGTCCAGCCTCTACATGCTGCTGCGCACGCTGGTGGAGCTGGGCTGGGTGGAGACGGACGCCACGGGCACGCGGTACGGCATCGGGGTGCGGGCGCTGCTCGTGGGCACCTCCTACATCGACGGCGACGAGGTGGTGGCCGCCGCCCGGCCCACTTTGGACCGGCTCTCCGACGACACCACGGAGACCATCCACCTGGCCCGGCTCGACGGCACCAACGTGGTCTATCTGGCCACCCGCCAGTCCCAGCACTACCTGCGGCCCTTCACCCGGGTCGGCCGCCGGCTGCCCGCCCACTCCACCTCCCTCGGCAAGGCGATCCTCGCCACCTACACCGACGAGCAGGTGCGCAAGCTGCTGCCTCAGACGCTGCCGGCGCTCACCGAGCACACCATCACCGACCGGGAGCGGCTGATCGAGGAGCTGCGCCAGGTCCGGGAGCAGGGCTTCGCCGTCGACCGCGAGGAGAACACGCTGGGCCTGCGCTGCTTCGGCGTGGCCATCCCGTACCGCACGCCCGCGCGGGACGCCATCAGCTGCTCGGTCCCGGTGGCCCGGCTGACCCCGGCCCACGAGCAGATGGTCAAGGACGCGCTGTTCGACGCGCGGGACCGGCTGACGCTGGCGACCCGCCGGCTCTGA
- a CDS encoding DsbA family oxidoreductase, translating into MRVEIWSDIACPWCYVGKARFEKALNAFPHRDEVEVVHRSFELDPGRAKDDVQPVITMLTRKYGMSEAQAQAGEDNLGAQAAAEGLDYRTRDRDHGNTFDMHRLLHFAKEHGRQDALIQLLYRANFAEERSVFTEGDARLVELAAEAGLDAEAARAVLADPDAYADEVRADEDEAARLGATGVPFFVLDRKYGVSGAQPAEVFTQALTQAWGERPALRLVGGGDSDACGPDGCAVPQHG; encoded by the coding sequence ATGCGCGTCGAGATCTGGAGCGACATCGCCTGCCCGTGGTGCTACGTGGGCAAGGCCCGCTTCGAGAAGGCGCTGAATGCCTTCCCGCACCGCGACGAGGTCGAGGTGGTGCACCGCTCCTTCGAGCTGGACCCGGGCCGCGCCAAGGACGATGTCCAGCCGGTGATCACCATGCTGACCAGGAAGTACGGCATGAGCGAGGCCCAGGCCCAGGCCGGCGAGGACAACCTCGGCGCCCAGGCCGCCGCCGAGGGCCTGGACTACCGCACCCGGGACCGCGACCACGGCAACACCTTCGACATGCACCGCCTGCTGCACTTCGCCAAGGAGCACGGCCGGCAGGACGCGCTGATCCAGCTCCTGTACCGGGCCAACTTCGCCGAGGAGCGGTCCGTCTTCACCGAGGGCGACGCGCGCCTGGTGGAGCTGGCCGCCGAGGCCGGACTCGACGCCGAGGCCGCCCGCGCCGTCCTCGCCGACCCGGACGCCTACGCCGACGAGGTCCGCGCCGACGAGGACGAGGCCGCCCGGCTCGGCGCCACCGGCGTGCCGTTCTTCGTCCTCGACCGCAAGTACGGCGTCTCCGGCGCCCAGCCCGCCGAGGTCTTCACCCAGGCGCTGACCCAGGCCTGGGGCGAGCGCCCCGCGCTGCGGCTGGTCGGCGGGGGCGACAGCGACGCCTGCGGTCCCGACGGCTGCGCGGTTCCGCAGCACGGCTGA
- a CDS encoding aldehyde dehydrogenase (NADP(+)): MAAAPVWSVDPRTGKQREQVAAEATAQEVDAAVRAAQAAREALADRAVRAAFLRSAAAGLEAARDGLVETADAETALGQVRLTGELARTAYQLRAFADIVDEGAFLDVVIDHPDDTATPPVPDLRRYKVPLGVVAVYSASNFPFAFSVAGGDTASALAAGCPVVVKAHPDHPALSERVAGVLREAAAAHGIPEGVVGLVHGFEAGLELIRHPLVAAAGFTGSIRGGRALFDAAAARPVPIPFHGELGSLNPVLVTEAAAAERAEEIGGGLAGSMTLGVGQFCVKPGLVLVPSGAGGDQLVKALADAVAGTDAGVLLDHRMRDNFVAGVAERAQLPDVDAPVTPGEGGEHTVSAGFLTVPAAKLAEEGDHDVLLEECFGPVTVVARYTDEQEAKTVLSRLPGNLTATVQLSAQEAAGQGRGPELLAELTPLAGRVLVNGWPTGVAVAPAQHHGGPYPATTSTSTSVGGTAIERWLRPVAYQNAPEALLPAELKDDNPLGLPRRFNGRLER; the protein is encoded by the coding sequence GTGGCAGCAGCACCAGTCTGGAGTGTCGACCCGCGCACCGGGAAGCAGCGTGAACAGGTTGCGGCCGAGGCCACAGCCCAGGAGGTCGACGCGGCGGTCCGCGCGGCACAGGCGGCGCGCGAGGCGCTCGCCGACCGCGCGGTCCGCGCCGCCTTCCTGCGCTCGGCCGCCGCGGGCCTGGAGGCGGCCCGGGACGGCCTGGTCGAGACCGCCGACGCCGAGACCGCCCTCGGCCAGGTCCGGCTGACCGGCGAACTCGCCCGGACGGCGTACCAGTTGCGGGCCTTCGCGGACATCGTCGACGAAGGCGCCTTCCTCGACGTCGTCATCGACCACCCCGACGACACCGCGACCCCGCCCGTGCCCGACCTGCGCCGCTACAAGGTGCCGCTCGGCGTCGTCGCCGTCTACTCGGCCTCCAACTTCCCCTTCGCCTTCTCCGTCGCCGGCGGCGACACCGCGAGCGCGCTCGCCGCGGGCTGCCCGGTCGTGGTCAAGGCCCACCCCGACCACCCGGCGCTGTCCGAGCGGGTCGCCGGGGTGCTGCGCGAGGCCGCCGCCGCGCACGGCATCCCCGAGGGTGTCGTCGGCCTGGTGCACGGCTTCGAGGCGGGCCTCGAACTGATCAGGCACCCGCTGGTCGCCGCCGCCGGCTTCACCGGCTCGATCCGCGGCGGCCGGGCGCTGTTCGACGCCGCCGCCGCGCGTCCGGTGCCGATCCCGTTCCACGGCGAACTCGGCTCGCTGAACCCGGTCCTGGTGACCGAGGCCGCCGCGGCCGAGCGGGCCGAGGAGATCGGCGGCGGGCTCGCCGGGTCGATGACCCTCGGCGTCGGCCAGTTCTGCGTCAAGCCCGGCCTGGTGCTGGTGCCCTCCGGCGCGGGCGGCGACCAACTGGTGAAGGCCCTGGCCGACGCCGTCGCCGGCACCGACGCCGGGGTGCTGCTCGACCACCGCATGCGGGACAACTTCGTCGCCGGGGTGGCCGAACGCGCCCAGCTGCCGGACGTGGACGCGCCCGTCACCCCGGGCGAGGGCGGCGAGCACACGGTCAGCGCGGGCTTCCTCACCGTGCCGGCGGCCAAGCTGGCGGAGGAGGGCGACCACGACGTGCTCCTGGAGGAGTGCTTCGGGCCGGTCACCGTGGTGGCCCGCTACACCGACGAGCAGGAGGCCAAGACCGTCCTGTCCCGGCTGCCGGGCAACCTCACCGCGACGGTCCAGCTCTCCGCGCAGGAGGCCGCGGGCCAGGGCCGGGGGCCGGAGCTGCTCGCCGAGCTGACCCCGCTGGCCGGACGCGTGCTGGTCAACGGCTGGCCGACCGGGGTCGCCGTGGCACCGGCCCAGCACCACGGCGGTCCCTACCCGGCGACCACCTCCACCTCGACGTCCGTGGGCGGCACCGCCATCGAGCGGTGGCTGCGGCCGGTCGCCTACCAGAACGCGCCGGAGGCCCTGCTGCCGGCCGAGCTGAAGGACGACAACCCCCTCGGCCTGCCCCGCCGCTTCAACGGGCGGCTGGAGCGGTAA
- a CDS encoding aminotransferase class V-fold PLP-dependent enzyme has translation MQTTETFDRLVRAEFRPRGTYLNTASNGLLPARAVAALQEAALLRAEGRPLTPLYEDVEASRAAFARLAGVPAGRVAAGASVAAHTGVIAAALPAGAEVLTAEGDFTSVLNPFHVRGDLKIRTVPLERIAESVRPGTALVAVSAVQSADGRLADLPALREAARAHGARTYVDFSQAAGWLPVEADAYDFTASVAFKWLLGPHGAAFLTVPEDFGGLTPVLAGWVAAERPWDSCYGPVAELAQSARRFDLTHALFTFAGLRRSLELVEELGVSAIHAHDTALADRFRAGLARLGHEPVPAPGSAIVSVPGLGARQRELSEAGIEVSDRAGNLRAAFHLYNTAEDVDRLLERLSG, from the coding sequence ATGCAGACCACGGAGACGTTCGACCGCCTCGTCCGCGCCGAGTTCCGCCCTCGGGGCACCTATCTCAACACCGCGAGCAACGGCCTGCTGCCGGCCCGCGCCGTCGCCGCCCTCCAGGAGGCGGCACTGCTGCGGGCCGAGGGCCGGCCGCTGACCCCGCTGTACGAGGACGTGGAGGCGAGCCGGGCCGCGTTCGCCCGGCTCGCCGGGGTGCCGGCCGGCCGGGTCGCGGCCGGCGCCTCCGTCGCCGCGCACACCGGTGTGATCGCCGCCGCGCTGCCCGCGGGTGCCGAAGTCCTCACCGCCGAAGGCGATTTCACGTCCGTGCTCAACCCGTTCCACGTCCGCGGCGACCTCAAGATCCGCACGGTCCCGCTGGAGCGGATCGCCGAGTCCGTCCGGCCGGGCACCGCGCTCGTCGCGGTCAGCGCCGTGCAGTCCGCCGACGGCCGGCTCGCCGACCTGCCCGCCCTGCGCGAGGCCGCCCGCGCCCACGGCGCCCGCACCTACGTCGACTTCTCCCAGGCCGCCGGCTGGCTGCCCGTCGAGGCGGACGCCTACGACTTCACCGCGAGCGTCGCCTTCAAGTGGCTGCTGGGCCCGCACGGCGCCGCCTTCCTCACCGTCCCCGAGGACTTCGGCGGACTCACGCCGGTGCTCGCGGGCTGGGTCGCGGCCGAGCGTCCGTGGGACAGCTGCTACGGCCCGGTCGCCGAACTCGCCCAGTCGGCCCGGCGGTTCGACCTCACCCACGCCCTGTTCACCTTCGCCGGACTGCGCCGCTCCCTCGAACTCGTCGAGGAACTGGGCGTGTCCGCGATCCACGCCCACGACACCGCGCTCGCCGACCGGTTCCGCGCGGGGCTCGCCCGCCTCGGCCACGAACCGGTCCCGGCCCCGGGCTCGGCGATCGTCTCGGTGCCCGGACTGGGCGCCCGGCAGCGGGAGCTGAGCGAGGCGGGCATCGAGGTCTCCGACCGCGCGGGCAACCTGCGCGCGGCCTTCCACCTCTACAACACGGCCGAGGACGTGGACCGCCTGCTGGAGAGGCTGTCCGGCTGA
- a CDS encoding GNAT family N-acetyltransferase: protein MEIALRAVRDSDVPVFHRQMTDPEALRMAAFGPEGPSRPEDFAAYWRRLRATCAVLRTVLADGAVAGNAAVYGAAGEREVTYWIDRAYWGRGVATAALRALLAEVPERPLYARAAADNAGSLRVLEKCGFREAARARGFANGRGAEIEEVVLVLQGAADRPGAAAS from the coding sequence ATGGAGATCGCGCTGCGCGCCGTCCGGGACAGTGACGTGCCGGTGTTCCACCGCCAGATGACCGACCCGGAGGCCCTCCGGATGGCCGCGTTCGGCCCGGAGGGCCCCTCCCGCCCGGAGGACTTCGCGGCCTACTGGCGGCGGCTGCGCGCCACCTGCGCCGTGCTGCGCACGGTCCTGGCCGACGGGGCGGTGGCGGGCAACGCGGCGGTGTACGGAGCGGCCGGCGAGCGCGAGGTGACGTACTGGATCGACCGCGCGTACTGGGGCCGGGGCGTGGCGACGGCCGCGCTGCGGGCCCTGCTCGCCGAGGTCCCCGAACGGCCGCTGTACGCACGCGCGGCGGCGGACAACGCGGGGTCGCTGCGCGTGCTGGAGAAGTGCGGGTTCCGCGAGGCGGCCCGGGCGCGCGGGTTCGCGAACGGACGGGGCGCGGAGATCGAGGAGGTCGTCCTCGTCCTTCAGGGCGCCGCGGACCGGCCCGGAGCGGCGGCGTCCTGA